In a genomic window of Malassezia japonica chromosome 4, complete sequence:
- a CDS encoding uncharacterized protein (SECRETED:SignalP(1-20); COG:I; EggNog:ENOG503NWV9), translating into MVGLARLALLFGAVAGVCLAREEGTPVYTGVTSFPTEAFTSMYYTPKRMEQEPRPIVTRVNGGAFPDSLNNPTTLPTAVPTDPVQLPLPLHGGEQVGKLIQDVWDIAGQLFRLDKSSSLTCNLCRTGLKTLQSVTDVNPEILPDVMTAVCESFNLMGKIDVAQQCAKTLAKEVYGGPITEVMRYANFSGNAPDATQICAQIPRLHLCDWPSEKLSESFLNDWFRGKRHAHKNVTERWAAKQARATNSPREEMLRVLHISDLHIDGRYQVGSESACYHGKLPKQNISQEANYWGSLTCDAPWSLIGNTMQAIQALGGKKGFDLALFTGDLGSHDDLYRYSREYVEWSEQAMYNTMKHFLGDTPLISTLGNHDMGPENIMTHRNLPGDLPHLYDWDLNYLADLWSAKDWINSTQQNQIRTHAGAYSISPRKGLRVISLNTQLWYFGNFYNYIHSSNVDASGMLRFLTDELLAAEEAGERVWIIGHVLTGWNGSQALDKPANLFYQIVSRFAPHTIAHIFFGHTHEDQFQLFYRDTQGESAAVNQDSSRAVAQAFIAPSVTTLTKVNPSVRVYSVDPSTFDV; encoded by the exons ATGGTaggccttgcgcgcctAGCGCTACTCTTTGGTGCTGTGGCTGGTGTGTGTCTCGCGCGGGAGGAGGGGACGCCGGTGTATACGGGCGTCACCTCGTTTCCCACCGAGGCGTTCACGTCGATGTACTACACGCCGAAGCGCATGGAGCAGGAACCGCGGCCGATTGTCACGCGTGTGAACGGTGGTGCATTCCCCGACTCGCTCAACAACCCCACCACGCTACCAACGGCTGTGCCGACAGACCCCGTgcagctgccgctgccgctgcacggcggcgagcaAGTAGGAAAATTGATTCAGGACGTATGGGACATTGCAGGTCAACTGTTTCGCCTCGACAAGTCCAGCTCGCTTACTTGCAATTTGTGTCGCACCGGTCTCAAGACGCTACAGTCAGTTACCGACGTGAACCCGGAGATTCTGCCTGACGTCATGACAGCAGTCTGTGAGTCATTCAATCTCATGGGCAAGATTGATGTCGCACAGCAGTGTGCCAAGACACTCGCCAAGGAGGTATACGGCGGGCCTATCACAGAGGTTATGCGCTATGCCAACTTCTCAGGAAATGCACCGGATGCGACGCAGATCTGTGCACAGATCCCTCGGCTGCATCTATGCGATTGGCCATCGGAGAAGCTCTCTGAGTCGTTTCTCAACGACTGGTTCCGTGGAAAGCGCCACGCTCACAAGAACGTCACCGAGCGCTGGGCTGCAAAGCAAGCGCGCGCCACAAACTCACCGCGGGAGGAAAtgctgcgcgtgctgcaCATTTCCGACTTGCACATTGACGGGCGCTATCAAGTTGGATCAGAGAGTGCAT GCTACCACGGCAAGTTGCCCAAACAAAACATTTCGCAAGAGGCGAATTACTGGGGCAGTCTTACGTGCGATGCCCCATGGTCACTGATTGGGAATACGATGCAGGCGATTCAGGCGCTTGGTGGGAAGAAGGGCTTTGATCTTGCTTTATTCACCGGCGACCTTGGTTCTCATGACGACCTGTACCGCTACTCGCGCGAATACGTCGAGTGGTCGGAGCAGGCCATGTACAATACCATGAAGCACTTTTTGGGCGATACGCCCTTGATATCCACATTGGGAAACCATGATATGGGACCGGAAAATATCATGACGCACCGCAACCTTCCTGGCGATTTGCCTCATTTGTACGACTGGGACCTGAACTACCTGGCGGACTTGTGGTCGGCCAAAGACTGGATCAACAGCACACAACAGAACCAAATCCGAACCCATGCAGGTGCATACTCAATCAGCCCTCGCAAAGGGCTGCGCGTCATATCCCTCAACACTCAGCTGTGGTACTTTGGTAACTTTTACAACTACATCCACTCTTCCAATGTCGATGCCAGCGGAATGCTGCGCTTCCTCACCGACGAGCTTCTagcggccgaggaggcAGGCGAACGTGTATGGATCATTGGGCATGTACTGACAGGATGGAATGGATCTCAGGCCCTCGATAAGCCTGCCAACCTCTTTTACCAAATTGTGAGCCGTTTTGCTCCGCATACCATTGCCCACATTTTCTTTGGGCACACGCATGAAGATCAGTTTCAACTATTCTACCGCGACACGCAAGGCGAATCAGCCGCTGTGAACCAGGACTCTTCGCGTGCCGTGGCCCAAGCCTTTATTGCCCCTTCTGTTACGACACTGACGAAAGTGAACCCTTCAGTCCGGGTGTACTCGGTCGACCCTTCGACATTTGACGT GTGA
- the PPG1 gene encoding protein-serine/threonine phosphatase (EggNog:ENOG503NUI4; COG:G; COG:T), translating to MALDLDACIEKLLNKQLLVDTLLKEICEKTKELLMRESNVVHISAPVTVVGDIHGQFYDLLEIFRIGGDAPNTNYLFLGDYVDRGLFSVETISLLTCLKLRYPSRVQLVRGNHESRAVTQTYGFYAECMRKYPESNVWQYFTDMFDFLTLSVVIDDQIICLHGGLSPSIHYIDQIKIIDRFREIPHEGPMADLVWSDPDPDKEEFAISPRGAGYTFGASVVKHFLEMNKMSHILRAHQLCMEGYSVLYDDRLSTVWSAPNYCYRCGNLASILEVGPDGSRHFNTFEAAPENEHDGPLQASQPRSEAIEYFL from the exons ATGGCGCTGGACTTGGATGCGTGCATCGAGAAGCTGCTGAACAAGCAGCTTCTCGTGGACACGCTCCTGAAGGAGATCTGCGAAAAGACCAAGGAGCTGCTCATGCGCGAAAGCAACGTGGTGCACATCAGCGCACCGGTCACGGTCGTGGGCGACATCCATGG CCAATTCTACGATCTGCTGGAAATCTTTCGCAtcggcggcgatgcgccgaaTACCAACTACCTGTTTCTGGGCGACTATGTGGACCGCGGGCTGTTCTCGGTAGAGACCATCTCGCTCCTGACCTGCCTCAAGCTCCGGTACCCGAGCCgcgtgcagctcgtgcgcggcaaCCACGAGAGCCGTGCCGTGACGCAGACGTACGGCTTCTATGCCGAGTGCATGCGCAAGTACCCGGAGTCGAACGTGTGGCAGTACTTTACCGACATGTTTGACTTTCTCACCTTGTCGGTCGTGATCGACGACCAGATCATCTGCCTGCACGGCGGCCTCTCTCCTTCGATCCACTACATTGACCAGATCAAGATCATCGACCGCTTCCGCGAGATCCCGCACGAGGGGCCGATGGCCGACCTCGTGTGGTCCGACCCGGATCCGGACAAGGAGGAGTTTGCCATCTCGCCGCGTGGCGCCGGCTACACGTTtggcgcctcggtcgtgaAGCACTTTCTCGAGATGAACAAAATGTCGCACATTTTGCGCGCACACCAGCTGTGCATGGAGGGGTACAGCGTCCTGTACGACGACCGCCTCAGCACCGTGTGGTCCGCGCCAAACTACTGCTACCGCTGCGGAAACCTCGCGTCGATCCTGGAAGTGGGGCCGGACGGCTCGCGCCATTTTAATACCTTTGAAGCCGCACCGGAGAACGAACACGACGGGCCGCTGCAGGCGAGCCAGCCACGC AGCGAGGCCATCGAGTACTTTTTGTGA
- a CDS encoding uncharacterized protein (COG:S; EggNog:ENOG503NYZ1) produces the protein MSSADPGQGGIRAAPALTKTASASESEKKRANPLGELITTEVRYVAELSVIIRRVAGAWNPSNFPPPELDAMFRAIEVVYRTNNEFLRQLHEIGPNPTSPKGLGNLLMQWIDKLHTPYKQYCHTFYTGLDQWQPIVRNKELSQILAQVSNDIPRPAQGASSPPWTLDALFGLPIARLRFYKKLYSRLLRSTQPGRSDHDLLRSANDRLDALLDIAQQRGSVGNSAPVPAVSAGPAVATAPIAKAPPVAAPPAATAPSPAAKDAAAPATHAAPAIGLGAPLAGGAPLALNAVPAPVPAPAPTPAPAAATANPRGVLTQSLERQSMAEIQERINSAYTIDIFTMQPKSCRLQINPPTLPFRRSVRITDGVVMHIKPAADKDTRTVNAARLILLTDLVLIGEDVVTPPNQAPTKQDIWLMFPPLAGKFVDVQSYGAPNEHAIRVEIMKRAELLVYLPNEERKQAWIRELTACRQFGMQRTPSSQSKSPQRSASQSSAHTPQRSGSVSTAPPVPSPQAAQPVQAPPAAAQTQPRPLMQSLAPRSAPPPGPQSPMAGPMPGALPGALGGPSPLSSVPNAPPNAPPNAPPNALAPLSGAPGASTGAGGPTAAALPAPLAGMGAPSLGPLSQAASPPSALAPSIGMASRPGGRTNLPPLLLPTQAPSDILPGVPVAEQDSGLVSPPLNSAHLTRESSLNSIESFPRVAGRRMESPDGRGPSPLSPGSPSVSPTRTVFGKAAATPLNNEDRQRMVSSPLSQRMPPQPLGSQANAAPRRPSEPNLGLVGVKSPARSQSQPRLDGVGSAKPPSQMLLEGGRQSTPEWLHTDDAPRPATVQDGRRPSFNLCAQMRCKVFLKQSYAQWKSLGSARLRLYHLNPAGMNQLVVENDKKLIISTIVLPDAVERVGKTGLAVELSDSGRLTGVVYMLHMRSEESATGLFQQLLEGSSRTTLPSPVAP, from the exons ATGAGCAGTGCGGACCCTGGCCAGGGCGGCattcgcgctgcgccggcacTGACCAAGACAGCGTCCGCCTCCGAGAGCGAGAAAAAGCGTGCCAAcccgctcggcgagctcatCACCACCGAGGTGCGCTATGTCGCTGAGCTGAGCGTAATCAtccgacgcgtcgcgggcgcGTGGAACCCGTCCAACTTTCCCCCGCCGGAACTCGACGCAATGTTCCGCGCGATCGAGGTCGTGTACCGCACGAACAACGAGTTCCTGCGCCAGCTACATGAAATCGGACCGAACCCGACGTCGCCCAAGGGGCTCGGCAATTTGCTCATGCAGTGGATCGACAAGCTGCATACACCTTATAAGCAGTATTGCCACACGTTCTATACGGGCCTCGACCAGTGGCAGCCCATTGTCCGCAACAAGGAGCTCAGCCAGATCCTCGCCCAGGTCTCGAACGATATACCACGCCCGGCGCAGGGAGCCTCTTCGCCGCCATGgacgctcgacgctctGTTCGGCCTTCcgatcgcgcgcctgcgcttcTACAAGAAGCTCTACTCGCGcctcttgcgcagcacacAGCCGGGCCGCTCAGACCACGATCTGCTGCGCTCCGCAAACGACaggctcgacgcgctcctcgacatcgcccagcagcgcggcagcgtcggcaatagcgcgccggtgccggccgTGAGCGCGGGACCGGCCGTGGccaccgcgccgatcgccaaggcgccgccCGTGGCCGCGCCACCAGCGGCTACTGCCCCGTCCCCGGCCGCAaaggacgccgccgccccagcgacgcacgccgcgccggccatcggactcggcgcgccgctcgcgggcggcgcaccactCGCACTGAACGCGGTGCCGGCTCCGGTGCCGGCCCCGGCCCCGACCCCGGCCCCGGCCGCAGCCACCGCAAACCCACGCGGGGTGCTCAcgcagtcgctcgagcgccagtcCATGGCCGAGATTCAGGAACGAATTAATTCGGCCTACACGATCGACATCTTCACGATGCAGCCCAAGAGCTGCCGTCTGCAGATCAACCCCCCGACGCTGCCGTTCCGTCGCTCGGTCCGTATTACCGACGGCGTCGTGATGCACATCAAgccggccgccgacaaGGATACCCGCACGGTaaacgccgcgcgccttATTCTTCTTACCGATCTCGTGCTCATCGGCGAGGACGTCGTCACACCGCCCAACCAGGCACCGACTAAGCAGGACATCTGGCTCATGTTTCCCCCGCTGGCTGGCAAGTTTGTCGACGTGCAAAGCTATGGCGCGCCGAACGAACACGCGATCCGCGTCGAGATTATGAAACGCGCCGAGCTTCTCGTGTACCTACCgaacgaggagcgcaagcaggCGTGGATCCGCGAGCTCACCGCATGCCGCCAGTTTGGTatgcagcgcacgccaTCGTCGCAGAGCAAGTCGCCGCAACGCTCCGCCAGCCAGTCGAGCGCACACACACCGCAGCGCTCGGGCAGCgtgagcaccgcgccgcccgtgccgagcccgcaggctgcgcagccggtgcaagcgccgcctgctgctgcacagacgcagccgcggccgctGATGCAGTCGCTCGCAccccgcagcgcgccgccgcccgggCCGCAGAGCCCCATGGCGGGCCCGATGCCGGGCGCGCTGCCCGGCGCGTTGGGCGGACCCAGCCccttgtcgagcgtgccgaatgcgccgccgaacgcgccgccgaacgcgccgccgaacgCGCTGGCCCCGCTGTCGGGTGCGCCGGGTGCATCGACAGGCGCCGGTGGTccgaccgccgcggcgctcccgGCGCCTCTCGCGGGGATGGGTGCGCCG TCGCTCGGCCCCTTGTCGCAGGCCGCGAGCCCGCCgtcggcgcttgcgccgtcGATCGGGATGGCTTCGCGTCCAGGCGGCCGCACGAACCTCCCCCCCCTTCTTCTCCCTACGCaagcgccgagcgacatACTCCCCGGCGTCCCGGTGGCAGAGCAGGATTCGGGCCTGGTCTCTCCCCCCCTGAACAGCGCGCACCTGACGCGCGAGAGTTCGCTGAACTCGATCGAATCCTTcccccgcgtcgccgggcgccgcatggagtcgcccgacggccgcgGTCCCTCGCCCCTGTCGCCCGGGTCGCCGTCGGTGTCGCCTACGCGCACCGTCTTTGGCAAGGCTGCGGCGACGCCCCTCAACAACGAGGACCGCCAGCGCATGGTCTCCTCACCCCTTTCTCAGCGCATGCCCCCCCAGCCCCTTGGCTCGCAGGCCAATGCGGCCCCCCGCCGCCCGTCCGAGCCAAACCTGGGCCTGGTCGGCGTCAAGTCGCCTGCGCGCTCGCAGAGCCAGCCGCGTCTTGATGGTGTCGGTAGCGCCAAGCCTCCCTCGCAGATGCTACTCGAAGGCGGCCGCCAAAGCACGCCCGAATGGCTGCACACCGACGACGCTCCCCGCCCCGCCACGGTGCAGGACGGGCGCCGTCCCTCGTTTAATCTCTGTGCGCAAATGCGCTGCAAAGTCTTTTTGAAGCAGAGCTACGCCCAGTGGAAGTCGCTGGGCTCAGCGCGCCTCCGTTTGTACCATCTCAACCCTGCCGGCATGAATCAGCTGGTGGTGGAAAACGACAAGAAACTCATCATCTCGACTATTGTCCTGCCCGACGCcgtggagcgcgtcggAAAGACGGGTCTTGCCGTCGAGCTCTCTGACTCGGGACGTCTCACTGGCGTCGTATACATGCTGCATATGCGCTCGGAAGAGTCCGCCACCGGCCTCTTCCAGCAACTCCTCGAGGgatcctcgcgcacgacgctccCGAGCCCCGTCGCTCCATAG
- a CDS encoding lipoyl(octanoyl) transferase (EggNog:ENOG503NYXN; COG:C; COG:H) yields the protein MRGRPLAPILGASVLRRIVPTTAPRRPDRAVVYTVLALAYLVQPALPGPSRVDRVQALRALIHSAMNANEVARAEEAMRALAQLPLQGIPVDHAGLVDALQYGIRRLAVATKLRQSCDAHPALALASVYDSCIEAGIVLPPEALSSVIASMARSLPPDALLAVLDALQLDFLARGARGEYSVVCAFIAAYGRASRPDRGEALLLTYAGKGQGCRALALPHKRTSARAAAFLERTRMRNAPSDVALGDWAAHTALWNALIRARTCAGDLAAASVWLERYRFVAHAPRHVLGGVVSPQRTASSYLTLMHAMSSAPGIRALFQQSSSQAQAALRRQSKAYESPYRSAAIHSVLRLMHQDGIVPGVAMLNFLTSFEAGRGRVDHAAAFALQAFAMPSGDAYRVHRTTYAPLFTLYAAAAQRAESPHGIYDASPLPRSDASLAPLLDTLSTPRGVWKSCMASLASQTRAAQRSFLAAHGVPMLNNALHAMLSARDYPAALSVLRAYTTLGVDADMYTYACVWNHLPPTHGATPWDAVCRAASDAVLAQVDALRARKSVAPAWAAQLCSSAACGADLVALAERACR from the coding sequence ATGCGGgggcggccgctcgcgccgatcctcggcgccagcgtcctgcggcgcatcgtgccgacgacggcacCACGCAGGCCAGACCGCGCGGTGGTGTACacggtgctcgcgctcgcgtacCTTGTCCAGCCCGCGCTGCCGGGGCCCAGCAGGGTCGACCGCGTCCAAGCGCTCCGCGCGCTGATCCACAGCGCGATGAACGCCAACGAGGTGGCGCGCGCAGAAGAGGCCATGCGCGCACTGGCCCAGCTTCCATTGCAGGGGATACCCGTCGACCACGCCGgactcgtcgacgcgctgcagtacggcatccgccgcctcgccgtggcGACCAAGCTGCGGCAGtcgtgcgacgcgcaccctgcgctcgcgctcgcgagcgtATACGATTCGTGCATAGAGGCAGGCATTGTGCTTCCTCCCGAGGCGCTGTCGAGCGTCATTGCAAGCATGGCAcgctcgctgccgcccgatgcgctcctcgccgtgctcgacgcgctgcagctcgactttcttgcgcgcggcgcgcgcggcgagtaCAGCGTAGTATGTGCGTTCATCGCCGCTTAtgggcgtgcgtcgcggccggaccgcggcgaggcgctttTGCTGACGTATGCCGGCAAAGGACAGGGGTGCCGCGCGCTTGCATTGCCGCACaagcgcacgtcggcgcgtgccgccgcaTTTCTCGAGCGCACACGCATGCGCAATGCGCCGTCCGACGTTGCGCTTGGCGActgggcggcgcacactGCGCTGTGGAACGCCTTGATCCGCGCACGGACCTGCGCCGGGGACcttgccgcggcgagcgtgtggCTCGAGCGGTACCGCTTTgtggcgcatgcgccgcgccatgTGCTGGGCGGCGTCGTTTCCCCCCAGCGGaccgcgtcgtcgtacCTGACGCTGATGCATGCCATGTCAAGCGCACCGGGCATCCGTGCGCTCTTTCAGCAGAGCTCGAgccaggcgcaggccgcgctgcgccgccaaAGCAAGGCGTACGAGTCGCCTTACCGCTCTGCTGCGATCCACAGTGTGCTGCGCCTCATGCACCAAGACGGCATCGTTCCCGGCGTGGCGATGCTCAACTTTTTGACCTCGTTCGAGGCCGGGCGGGGGCGTGTCGACCATGCGGCCGCTTTCGCGCTGCAAGCGTTTgcgatgccgagcggcgacgcgtacCGTGTGCACCGCACGACCTATGCGCCGCTCTTTACGCTGTatgcggccgccgcgcagcgtgccgagtcCCCCCACGGTATATACGATGCGAGTCCTCTGCCGAGGTCCGACGCAAGCCTTGCGCCGCTACTCGACACGCTGTCCACGCCCCGCGGCGTGTGGAAGTCATGCAtggcgtcgctcgcgtcgcagacgcgcgccgcgcagcggtCCTttctcgcggcgcacggcgtgccgatgcTGAAcaatgcgctgcacgcgatgctcagcgcgcgcgactatcctgcggcgctcagtgtgctgcgtgcgtacacgacgctcggcgtcgatgCGGACATGTACACGTACGCGTGTGTGTGGAATCACCTCCCACCCACGCatggcgcgacgccgtggGATGccgtgtgccgcgccgcgagcgatgCGGTGCTGGCACaagtcgatgcgctccgtGCGAGGAAAAGTGTGGCGCCAgcgtgggcggcgcagTTGTGCTCCtccgctgcgtgcggtgcgGACCTCGTTGCGCTTGCAGAGCGCGCGTGTCGATAG
- a CDS encoding pyridoxal phosphatase (COG:S; EggNog:ENOG503P1CZ) encodes MEPKEVAVRSIVLEDPELDFAPFAPVKSQLVVFDFDWSLADQDTDRWVHEVLSPRLRIEFVKRKSSMQFTDMCAYLLEELHREGHSRADLEDALRQMPIHPAMVRGVRWLKENSETDFFLLSNSNEVYIHTILEHQKLLDPPLFTEIVTNPAQFRDDGLLVLRRRIAPDATQHTCKVGCSANMCKGDELDAFRARHASYDRVVYVGDGGNDYCPVLRLRPQDVALVRRHRGLAKRILEEGQVQCQVRYWSGAWEAEQLLRHLGAAP; translated from the exons ATGGAGCCGAAGGAGGTGGCCGTGCGGTCGATTGTGCTGGAGGATCCCGAGCTGGACTTTGCACCCTTTGCGCCGGTCAAGTCGCAGCTGGTCGTCTTTGACTTTGACTggtcgctcgccgaccaggACACGGACCGCTGGGTGCACGAGGTGCtctcgccgcgcctgcgcatcgAGTTTGTGAAGCGCAAGTCCTCGATGCAGTTTACCGACATGTG CGCctacctgctcgaggagctgcaccGCGAAGGCCACAGCCGCGCGGATCTcgaggacgcgctgcgccagatGCCCATC CATCCGGCAATGGTGCGCGGTGTGCGCTGGCTGAAGGAGAACAGTGAAACGGACTTTTTCCTGCTATCGAACTCGAACGAGGTGTACATCCACACGATCCTCGAG CACCAAAAACTCCTGGACCCCCCCCTGTTCACCGAGATCGTGACGAACCCTGCGCAGTTCCGCGACGACGGCCTGCTGGTGCTCCGtcgccgcatcgcgccggacgcgacGCAGCACACCTGCAAGGTcggctgcagcgcaaacATGTGCAaaggcgacgagctcgacgcgttccGTGCGCGTCACGCGTCGTACGACCGCGTGGTGTATGTCGGAGACGGCGGCAACGACTACTGCCCCGTtctgcgcctgcgccctCAGGACGtggcgctggtgcgccgccaccgcGGCCTCGCGAAGCGCATCCTCGAAGAAGGACAGGTACAGTGCCAGGTGCGCTACTGGTCCGGCGCGTGggaggccgagcagctcctgcgGCACCTCGGTGCTGCACCCTGA
- the DBP10 gene encoding RNA helicase (EggNog:ENOG503NVXB; COG:A) yields the protein MAPEIDFLAGDADLVSAKPPKSQGRQGDDSDDDVAFIAAASQRHNVKAGAEVAKQASKGKKAKTASGIVSGGGSFQSMGLHPSLLRSLLLRGFTTPTPIQRRAIPAILAQPSQDVVGMARTGSGKTLSYMVPLIQRLNGRHSTTFGVKSVILCPSRELAMQILKVGKDIARGWRSDDEAKSEAIRWALIVGGESLDQQFAMMAGNPDVVIATPGRLLHLVVEMNMDLKAVEYVVFDEADRLFEMGFAEQLEELLRRLPPTRQTLLFSATLPKTLVEFARAGLEANPKLIRLDADSKISPELRMTFFSVKPSEKDAALLLLLRHVINVPIGEVGDAAYDEYEDEDVEDDEDDEEDDQGKRKRKAPKRHNKRRKNAVTELKPYQTIIFCATKHHVEYLLLLLSTIGYACSHIYSSLDQTARAIQMNRFRNGRTSLLIVTDLAARGIDLPVLEHVVNYDFPPQPRIFVHRVGRTARAGRRGWAWNLCTHTELPYLCDLQLFLARPLVSAHTQTSDGALDLHNNMVLGTFPRDELDNEVESVQQAMHESSSVATAYDSLVGVVKRAHNMYTRSQPKASAESFRRSKDMLKDAERSSMTGNAAQGWALAGHPLEAAGVHDVLKRPSVYRLGTGDADLQKPHDDELSAARASLLAKVNAFRPGETVFEIGTRGPNAPLAQLMQDRRRTLDGKQRRAKLIEDAKQTTQPVQEATEEGETLSDADEAAIEEVFDTGKKSFRDPNFYMGYEQQGADEDRGYALNNGNFAQQARNVTVDLGGDELGPGHANQRPNQSRWDTKKKKFIKGDGTGADNQKLIRTETGLKLPASFRSGRYDEWRKEQRVDMPRVGEDESAAPASVRRVSAALHDGVGMQHRRGFRHTQTKAPKPLDKRQHDYHKKLKQRERRSTDRPQQARSELKSASQIHRERQTKAKRMEKNARPSRRKKN from the coding sequence ATGGCGCCCGAGATTGACTTTTTGGCGGGGGATGCGGACCTCGTGTCTGCGAAGCCCCCCAAGAGCCAGGGCCGCCAAGGAGACGACAGCGACGATGATGTGGCGTTTATTGCTGCGGCCTCGCAGCGCCATAACGTCaaggccggcgccgaggtggCGAAACAGGCGAGCAAAGGCAAGAAAGCCAAGACCGCCAGCGGCATCGTGAgtggcggcggcagctTTCAGAGCATGGGCCTGCACCCGTCGCTTTTGCGCTCGCTTCTTTTGCGTGGATtcacgacgccgacgccgatccAGCGGCGGGCGATCCCGGcgatcctcgcgcagccATCGCAAGACGTCGTCGGTATGGCGCGCACTGGTAGCGGCAAGACGCTCTCGTACATGGTACCGCTCATCCAGCGCCTCAACGGCCGGCACTCGACGACGTTTGGCGTCAAGTCCGTGATTTTGTGCCcgtcgcgcgagctggcgaTGCAAATCCTCAAGGTCGGCAAAGACATTGCGCGTGGCTGGcgctcggacgacgaggcaaAGAGCGAGGCGATCCGCTGGGCGCTCATCGTCGGTGGTGAGTCGCTTGACCAGCAGTTTGCCATGATGGCTGGCAACCCCGACGTGGTGATTGCCACGCCGGGTCGTCTGCTGCACCTGGTGGTCGAGATGAATATGGACCTCAAGGCGGTCGAGTACGTGGTCTTTgacgaggccgaccgcTTGTTCGAGATGGGctttgccgagcagctcgaagagctcctgcgccgccttccACCGACGCGCCAGACGCTGCTGTTTAGTGCGACGCTGCCTAAAACACTGGTCGAGTTTGCGCGCGCGGGTCTCGAGGCGAATCCGAAGCTGATTCGTCTCGACGCCGACAGCAAGATCAGCCCTGAACTGCGCATGACCTTTTTTAGCGTGAAGCCGTCGGAAAAGGACGCGGCACTCCTTCTCCTCCTCCGCCACGTTATTAATGTGCCGATCGGCGAggtgggcgacgcggcctacgacgagtacgaggacgaggacgtggaggacgacgaggacgacgaggaagacgaccagggcaagcgcaagcgcaaggcgccCAAGCGCCACAACAAGCGGCGAAAGAATGCCGTGACGGAGCTCAAGCCCTACCAAACAATCATCTTTTGCGCGACCAAGCACCACGTCGAGTACCTCTTGCTGCTCCTCTCGACGATCGGCTACGCGTGCTCGCACATCTACTCGTCGCTCGATCAGACGGCCCGTGCGATTCAAATGAACCGCTTCCGCAACGGACGCACGTCGCTTTTGATCGTCACGGATCTGGCGGCACGTGGTATCGACTtgccggtgctcgagcatgtGGTGAACTACGACTTtccgccgcagccgcgcatCTTCGTGCACCGTGTCGGTCGTAcagcgcgtgccggccgtCGGGGTTGGGCATGGAATCTGTGCACGCACACGGAGCTGCCGTACCTCTGCGATCTGCAGCTGTTCCTCGCGCGCCCGCTTGTCTCGGCGCACACACAGAccagcgacggcgcgctggacCTGCACAACAATATGGTGCTCGGAACGTTTCCGCgagacgagctcgacaatGAGGTCGAGAgcgtgcagcaggcgaTGCACGAATCGTCGAGTGTCGCGACCGCCTACGATTCGCTGGTCGGCGTTGTGAAGCGCGCGCACAACATGTACACCCGGTCACAGCCCAAGGCGAGCGCTGAAAGCTTCCGGCGCTCCAAGGACATGCTcaaggacgccgagcggAGCTCCATGACGGGAAATGCCGCGCAGGGCTGGGCCTTGGCCGGCCATCCGCTCGAAGCGGCGGGCGTGCACGACGTGCTCAAGCGCCCGAGCGTGTACCGCCTCGGCACTGGCGATGCGGACCTGCAGAAAccgcacgacgacgagctgtccgccgcgcgcgcttcgctcCTGGCCAAGGTAAATGCGTTCCGCCCGGGCGAGACCGTCTTTGAGATCGGAACACGTGGCCCgaatgcgccgctcgcgcagctcatGCAGgaccgccggcgcacgctggaCGGaaagcagcgccgcgcgaagCTCATTGAGGATGCCAAGCAAACCACGCAGCCTGTGCAGGAGGCGACCGAGGAAGGCGAGACACTCAGcgatgccgacgaggcAGCCATCGAAGAAGTGTTTGATACCGGTAAAAAGTCCTTCCGTGACCCCAACTTTTACATGGGCTACGAGCAGCAGGGTGCGGACGAGGATCGCGGCTACGCGCTCAACAACGGCAACTTTGCTCAGCAGGCACGCAACGTCACGGTGGACTTGGGCGGTGACGAGCTTGGGCCCGGCCATGCCAACCAGCGCCCGAACCAGTCCCGCTGGGATAccaagaagaagaagtTCATCAAGGGCGACGGAACGGGCGCTGACAACCAAAAGCTGATCCGCACCGAAACCGGCCTGAAGCTTCCTGCCTCCTTCCGTTCGGGCCGCTACGACGAGTGGCGcaaggagcagcgcgtggacatgccgcgcgtcggcgaggacgagtcggccgcgccggcctcggtgcgccgcgtctcTGCTGCACTCCACGATGGCGTGGGTATGCAGCACCGTCGCGGTTTCCGCCACACACAGACCAAGGCGCCGAAGCCGCTCGACAAGCGCCAGCACGACTACCACAAGAAGCtcaagcagcgcgagcgccgcagcaccgACAGGCCGCAGCAGGCCCGCAGCGAGCTCAAGAGTGCCTCGCAGATccaccgcgagcgccagaCCAAGGCCAAGCGCATGGAGAAGAATGCGCGTCCTTCGCGGCGCAAGAAGAACTAG